The Vibrio navarrensis genome has a segment encoding these proteins:
- a CDS encoding DUF2007 domain-containing protein has protein sequence MRVFTANSPVEAHIVCQLLRNENIRCEVHGEGLFGLKGELPATSESDPYIWLHEPQQYQAALKIVSEYLQKPCVATHWYCSNCGEENEGQFALCWCCGEHDTSS, from the coding sequence ATGCGTGTATTTACTGCCAATTCCCCTGTCGAGGCGCATATCGTCTGTCAACTGTTGCGAAATGAGAATATCAGGTGTGAAGTACACGGAGAGGGGCTATTCGGCTTGAAAGGCGAGCTACCCGCGACCAGCGAGAGTGACCCCTATATTTGGCTACATGAGCCTCAGCAATACCAGGCAGCACTGAAAATCGTGAGTGAGTACTTGCAGAAGCCCTGCGTTGCTACTCATTGGTACTGTTCAAACTGCGGTGAGGAAAATGAGGGCCAATTTGCTCTCTGCTGGTGTTGTGGCGAACATGACACCAGCAGTTAA
- the torD gene encoding molecular chaperone TorD, which translates to MQEIKAFNEKRAEIYWWLSSLFAKELSQVELDKYHSAEIRSFLCGLAENDRLRVEVQQLVQTLNKLLERKDAQLELAADFCDLFLKSAKHGALPYASVYLDQSGLLNAEPARMMEKLMTEHGVRVSDTLNEPADHLAIQLDFLGHLIIRSNELEQERHMEAAFAKQQQFIEDMLLSWLPQFHQQCLQHDQFDFYTSVAKLLIAFCKLDSDYLLG; encoded by the coding sequence ATGCAAGAGATCAAAGCCTTCAACGAAAAGCGTGCCGAAATTTACTGGTGGCTTTCAAGCCTTTTCGCCAAAGAGTTGAGCCAAGTGGAACTGGACAAATATCACAGCGCAGAGATTCGCTCATTTCTTTGTGGTTTAGCAGAAAATGACCGTTTGCGGGTTGAAGTGCAGCAACTGGTACAAACGTTGAATAAACTGCTTGAGCGTAAAGATGCTCAACTTGAACTGGCCGCAGACTTTTGCGATCTGTTTCTGAAAAGCGCAAAACATGGCGCTCTACCCTACGCTTCCGTTTACCTCGACCAATCAGGGTTACTCAACGCCGAACCAGCCAGAATGATGGAAAAGCTGATGACAGAGCACGGCGTGAGAGTGAGCGACACTCTCAATGAACCTGCGGATCATCTCGCTATTCAACTGGATTTTTTAGGCCATCTGATTATCCGTTCGAATGAGCTGGAGCAAGAGCGCCATATGGAAGCCGCCTTTGCCAAGCAGCAACAGTTCATTGAAGATATGCTGCTGTCTTGGCTGCCGCAATTTCACCAGCAGTGTCTTCAACACGACCAGTTTGACTTCTACACCAGCGTTGCAAAACTATTAATTGCATTTTGTAAACTGGACAGTGACTATTTACTTGGATAA
- a CDS encoding TVP38/TMEM64 family protein — MNRKMLFGLILVSVMAILVYHFAPYLTLENAKAQQQLLSDYISQHWLTAAISYFVLYVALTAFSIPGATVVTLLGAALFGFWFSLLLVSFASTVGATLAFLSSRYLLREWVQKKFADKLQAINQGVGRDGSFYLLSLRLIPVFPFFLINLLMGLSKMTASRFYLTSQVGMLPGTVVYLNAGTQIAEIDSLSGIVSPAVLLSFLLLGLFPIVVKWLMNKYRPQSTVQSER; from the coding sequence ATGAATAGAAAAATGCTTTTTGGCCTTATTTTAGTCAGTGTGATGGCTATTTTGGTCTACCATTTTGCTCCCTACCTCACTTTAGAAAATGCCAAAGCTCAACAGCAGCTCCTTAGCGACTATATCAGCCAACACTGGCTAACGGCCGCAATCAGTTACTTTGTCCTATACGTCGCTCTGACTGCTTTCTCCATCCCCGGCGCCACTGTCGTTACCTTACTCGGTGCTGCCTTGTTCGGGTTTTGGTTTAGTTTACTGCTCGTCTCTTTCGCGAGCACGGTAGGCGCTACATTAGCTTTTTTAAGCAGTCGATATTTGCTCAGAGAGTGGGTGCAAAAGAAATTTGCTGACAAGTTACAAGCCATTAATCAAGGTGTTGGGCGAGATGGATCTTTCTATCTTCTATCACTTCGACTTATCCCTGTGTTTCCTTTTTTTCTGATTAACCTTCTGATGGGGCTAAGTAAAATGACAGCCAGTCGCTTTTACTTAACCAGTCAAGTTGGCATGCTACCCGGCACCGTTGTCTATCTCAACGCGGGGACACAAATCGCCGAGATCGATTCACTCTCTGGGATCGTTTCGCCTGCCGTTTTGCTGTCGTTTCTATTACTCGGGCTTTTTCCTATCGTAGTGAAATGGTTGATGAACAAATATCGCCCTCAGTCTACTGTACAGAGTGAACGGTAA
- a CDS encoding alpha/beta fold hydrolase, which translates to MPQTLLFHKTYLHPTSQEWVVFVHGAGGSSSIWFKQIKAYKQHFNLLLVDLRGHGKSNQLFKELMSSRYTFKAVTHDILQVLDHLKIHSAHFVGMSLGTIIVRNLAEMASERVKSMVLGGAITRLDARSQFLVSLGNVGKHILPYMWLYKLFAYIVMPQKNQQESRHLFIREAKKLCQKEFKRWFILAAEVNPLMRYFKERELPIPTLYLMGDKDYMFIKPVKEMVAVHKQSELLEIRDCGHVCNVERPEEFNRYSINFIRRQIQI; encoded by the coding sequence ATGCCTCAAACGTTACTGTTTCATAAAACCTATTTACATCCAACCAGTCAGGAGTGGGTGGTTTTTGTCCATGGCGCTGGAGGCAGCTCCTCAATATGGTTTAAACAGATCAAAGCGTATAAGCAACATTTCAATCTGCTATTGGTGGACTTAAGGGGACACGGAAAATCGAATCAGTTGTTTAAAGAGCTGATGAGCAGCCGCTACACGTTTAAAGCGGTGACGCACGATATTCTTCAGGTGCTAGATCATCTTAAAATCCACTCAGCCCATTTTGTCGGTATGTCTCTTGGCACCATTATTGTTAGAAATCTTGCGGAGATGGCAAGTGAACGCGTGAAATCGATGGTACTTGGTGGCGCTATTACTCGCTTAGATGCCCGCTCGCAGTTTTTGGTATCACTTGGCAATGTGGGTAAGCACATTCTCCCTTACATGTGGCTATATAAACTGTTCGCCTATATCGTCATGCCGCAAAAGAACCAGCAAGAATCCCGACACCTATTTATCCGTGAAGCAAAGAAATTGTGTCAAAAGGAGTTCAAGCGTTGGTTTATTCTGGCGGCGGAAGTTAACCCTCTGATGCGCTACTTCAAAGAAAGAGAACTGCCAATTCCAACGCTCTATTTGATGGGTGATAAAGATTACATGTTTATCAAACCAGTAAAAGAGATGGTTGCGGTTCATAAACAGAGTGAACTGTTGGAGATCCGAGATTGTGGGCATGTTTGCAACGTTGAACGCCCAGAAGAGTTTAATCGCTATTCAATCAATTTTATTCGCAGACAAATTCAAATTTAA
- the purR gene encoding HTH-type transcriptional repressor PurR produces the protein MATIKDVARLAGVSTTTVSHVINKTRFVAETTQEKVMKAVDELNYAPSAVARSLKCNTTRTIGMLVTQSTNLFFSEVIDGVESYCYRQGYTLILCNTGGIYEKQRDYIRMLAEKRVDGILVMCSDLTEELREMLDRHADIPKVIMDWGPISSQADKIIDNSEEGGYLATKYLIDNGHSKIACLSGHFEKAACQERILGFKRAMAEANLAVNQDWILEGNFECDTAVLVADKIASWDDRPTAIFCFNDTMALGLMSRLQQLGIRIPEDMSVIGYDNIELAEYFSPPLTTIHQPKRRVGKNAFEILLERIKDKEHDKRIFEMHPEIVIRDTVKKLN, from the coding sequence ATGGCCACAATTAAAGATGTCGCACGTTTAGCCGGCGTATCAACCACGACAGTTTCACACGTGATCAATAAAACCCGCTTTGTTGCAGAAACAACGCAAGAAAAAGTGATGAAGGCGGTGGATGAACTCAATTACGCGCCTAGCGCCGTCGCACGCAGCTTGAAATGCAATACGACTCGTACTATTGGCATGCTCGTTACTCAGTCAACCAATCTCTTTTTCTCTGAAGTGATTGACGGCGTAGAAAGCTACTGCTACCGCCAAGGCTATACCTTGATTCTATGTAACACTGGTGGCATCTATGAAAAGCAGCGCGACTATATCCGCATGCTGGCTGAAAAACGCGTCGACGGTATCTTGGTGATGTGTTCAGATTTGACCGAAGAGCTGCGTGAAATGCTCGATAGACACGCCGATATTCCAAAAGTAATCATGGACTGGGGCCCGATTAGCTCGCAAGCCGACAAGATCATCGACAACTCAGAAGAAGGTGGCTATCTCGCAACCAAATATCTGATTGATAACGGTCACAGCAAAATTGCCTGCCTGAGCGGTCATTTCGAAAAAGCCGCGTGTCAGGAGCGAATTCTTGGTTTTAAACGCGCAATGGCAGAGGCAAACCTAGCGGTCAATCAAGATTGGATCTTAGAAGGTAACTTTGAATGTGATACAGCCGTATTGGTCGCTGATAAGATCGCCTCTTGGGACGATCGTCCAACGGCCATTTTCTGCTTTAACGACACCATGGCACTTGGCCTAATGAGCCGTTTGCAACAGCTCGGTATCCGTATTCCTGAAGACATGTCGGTGATCGGTTACGACAATATTGAACTGGCCGAGTACTTCTCTCCGCCGCTTACCACCATTCACCAACCAAAACGTCGTGTCGGTAAAAATGCATTTGAAATTCTACTTGAGCGCATTAAAGACAAAGAGCACGATAAACGCATTTTTGAGATGCATCCAGAAATCGTTATTCGCGACACAGTTAAAAAACTGAACTGA
- a CDS encoding TfoX/Sxy family DNA transformation protein, producing MDKPILKDSMKLFEQLGAIKSRSMFGGFGLFADETMFALVVKDQLHIRADQNTTSLFEKQGLKPYVYKKRGFPVVTKYYAVTDSLWDNKTALMSVARQALDSARKEKELQAVAKPDRLKDLPNLRLATERMLKKAGIETVEQLEMHGSVGAYEAIKNTHSGSVSLELLWALEGAINGTHWSVIPQKRRDELVNKLSS from the coding sequence ATGGATAAACCGATACTCAAAGATTCAATGAAGCTTTTTGAGCAACTTGGTGCGATAAAATCTCGCTCTATGTTTGGCGGATTCGGCCTTTTTGCAGATGAGACCATGTTTGCATTGGTCGTCAAAGATCAGCTTCATATTCGCGCGGATCAAAACACAACCTCATTGTTCGAAAAACAGGGCCTTAAGCCTTATGTTTACAAAAAACGTGGCTTCCCTGTTGTTACCAAATACTACGCGGTAACCGATTCCCTTTGGGATAACAAGACTGCACTGATGAGCGTCGCAAGACAAGCTTTGGACAGCGCCCGAAAAGAGAAAGAGCTTCAAGCCGTTGCCAAACCCGATCGTCTGAAAGATTTGCCAAATCTAAGGCTGGCGACTGAGCGCATGCTGAAAAAAGCAGGTATTGAAACGGTTGAGCAGTTGGAAATGCACGGTTCTGTTGGGGCTTATGAAGCGATCAAAAACACGCACAGTGGAAGTGTTAGCCTTGAGCTGTTGTGGGCGTTAGAAGGCGCTATCAATGGAACTCACTGGAGCGTCATCCCTCAAAAACGCCGAGATGAGTTAGTTAATAAGCTTTCCTCTTAA